TCTGTATAAGAGGACAATGTTCAGGTTGAGCGAGAGGCTGCTATCAGGAGAACAATTGAACAGAGCAATAAAAGTGAAGCAGTATTGCCACATCACGCTAAACAGGACATGGGAGCAGCACAATCAGTGTACTAGATGTGGCGATCTTGTGTTATTTGCCCTTTTACCAGTTCTGAATGATACCTCAATAGCTGAAAACACTCTGATTCTCAGTTGGGTAGAGACATAAATATATAACGCTTTGGAATTTAAGTGATATCCTTTTGACGTTAATTTGTATCTCAGACAAGTTTTATCACAAGTTTTCAAGCTCTTTCTTAATGCAAAGTCTAAATTATTTAGTATTTCAATTTTAgcaacatgtttaaaacacataCAGGTAATCAAGTTACAGTTATTTGTGCAAATCGAAAGCACCACAGGGATGTAGCGGCAAAACAGTTGTGGCTTTTCATTCTTGTGCTCGTTAAAAAAGGCATTCAAATGTCTTATTGAAGGAACAACGTAGTGATATAGCAGTGTTACAGTCTGGTgttgttttcaacatttttactCATCACATCAACGTCGGTGAATGCTGAGTTGTCAGCTCCCATGTGGAAGTCTTTTGCCACCTTTTCTGTGATGTCTGATGCCTGTTGTGAGTTGAGAAGATAAAGCAAATCGTTGACATATTACAAAATGCTGTGCAGTTTGGTGAGTCATATAATTAATCCTTAATTTGTTTCCCATCATCCAACAGAAGGGTCAGTTGTTAGTACCTCTGATTTGCTACACCAGTTGAAGCAGATCAGGTCGCTCCTCCTTACAAACAGATTGGGGTTAAGCTTTTCCTGCTTGCATCCACCTGAAAAGACGTGTTTTATGGTAGATTTTGATTGTAATATGGATGGTGCAAGTATTGATGTGCCTCTGCAGTGGAAGCAGAGGTTGGGAAATCATGTCTCACCTGTGATCATGCTCACCAGCAGGCCGGTTGCCATTGTGGTCAGTGTACCCAAGAGAGAGAAGTAGACGTAGGACAGAGAGTACCAGGAGTCTGCCAGAGCTGGAcgaacactgacacacacagggaaTCATTTCAGTAACCGTCCCCCTGTTGTTCTACAGTTGTTACACCACCACGATTGCCACGGCTGACTCAGCCAATGATTATCTTTATTATGGATAAATCTGCTGttaattttcttaattaatggtttggtctataaaatgtttgGTCTATAACCGTATTGTTTTGTCCCACTAACAAGCCAAATCCCCAAAGATATCCAACAACACATTGGTAGTGGAAGCAGTTGattaataaaaatttttttaatttaattttatgtaAGAATTGTCTAAAGTGCCTTTGGATCTTATTGTGGATTTGGATTTTCACTCAATCACTGTGCATTTAAAGCCAATATAACATTTCTAAATGTAGTCCAGAAAAACGATGATTGCATGGACCGTGGCTTAGCATTGTAGCATTCACGCGTGAGCATCCGTTCCCTCTGccgttgggtctctctcttaataaaagagtttggtctagacgTGCTCTCTATCGAAAGCGTCTTGGGATAACACATATCTATATcgataaagattgattgactgatctTACCTTGATAATAAATAGCCTGATCGTTTagtgatttcattttttcagcCCAGTCTTGAATCATTGTTGTACTTGGTATGTATTTGCTGCATTTAAATGCTAATGAGCATTCCCATTTACTGTGCCCATATCATGTGCTTCATTAACAGCAGATGACTCACTCAGACTGCGGTGTCAGAGTCACTGGACTGGTCCACGGGGCTGCTGTTGTGTAGTTTTGGCCCATTGTGCTGTTGCAGCCTACTGTGGAGAGTGGGAGAGGATTTGTCTTTTCAGCTGTTGGTGGGTAAATCTGGCCTCCAATCCCCACCCACAGAGTCAACACCAGACCAAGGATCATTCCCACAAGTCCTCCCTGCAAAGTAAAAAGTCAAATACTTCCTGGATGtgtaatatttgatttttttgtcttgGTAGAAGGTGCAGTTGTGCAAGCGAGTGTTCCAGTAACAGGGAATACTCACTGTTGAATTTGATGTGCGGAATAGCATGCCTAATAGGTAAAGACCAAGAAGGGGCCCGCTGATCATGCCAAATATGGACAGAGCTGCCTGAAAATAGAAAACTATGAAGAGTCTTGCAGTTCTCAATGTTGAGCTCTTGGCAGTGCTGTGGAGCAATGAATGGCAGTGCTGTTAGTGCATGGTGTGGGAGAGGTTCACCTGCAGAATGCTTCCCATCAGTGAAGCAACTCCAGCCATCCCAATACACAGGGCCCCAAACAATACACCTGGGAGGTGTTAAAGCCAACGTTATTGAGTGGACAAAAGATCATCAAAGTTTAACAAATGAAATCCAGAGCATAGTGCTATTGGGCTAAAAGCATAATTTATACACTTTCATACAATACAACAAACAGGAACTTTGTGACCTTGTAGACAAACAGCATACTGATCCACACTAACCAATATCTGTattaaattaagaaaatgatgaattgtCTTTGCAACAGAATCCCTCTCAGAGAAAATGACACCGTGGCACCACTCCCTCGTTCCTAGAGTCAACATGTTCCTGCCTGTCCAGTTTGCTGTGATTCTCTAAAACTGTGGATTATTTGAGCGTTAACCTCTGCTTGTGCATATTGACGTGAGAAGTCTGCTTATAGAACTTCTTCACTCATGATTAACTTTTGGGTTTTTTATTGTTCACGCTATAAGGCTATTGTAATCGTGTCGTACTCATGCCTGCTAAGAATAACAAGATAAGATAATAGTTATCTTAGTGTTTACTGGTAAGCTTCAAGGAGTCTGGGCGTAATAGCAGTCGTACTGTGCGGTGATAACCGTGACATTCATGATCTGAATGAGCTGTAAACTCATTTTAAAGTAGTTTTTAAGTAAAACATTCTTCAGAACAGCTCCTGTTAAAGTATTTTTACACCACTTACTCAGGCCCATGTTCATCCAGGACACCTGTTTCTCTGTGAGGTTTTTGAACACTGGAGTAATAAAGTCCTCCATGGTGACAGCAACTAGGGCATTAATGCTGGACGACACCGTGCTGAAAAATATGCAACAGCACACTTGCATTTAAATGGCAGTGTGTATATCCActatatgtaaataaaataattctgcACTAGATCATTTCCTGACCAAAACAGCAATTCTATCTCTGaagtaaaacaataaattctTCCTCGTTTGTCTCACCTAAGAGTACCACTGTATGCAGCAGCCACAAACAAGCCAGGGATGCCAGGGAAGACAGCCAGAATATCCATCACAAGGTAGGGCAGCAGCTGGTGAACAATTATACACCAGTTTTATTGTTAACCATGATGATGAGTAGTAATGAGGAGATAAGTGCAGCTGCAGTTACCTGGTCAAGGGTGCTTACGTCACCATTTGTAAGAGGGTCACAGTCCTTGTAAATAGAGAACATTGTGAGGCCGGAAAACACAGCCAGACTCACGGTTACCCACAAGCCAACCATGTTCACGTACAAAGACCTGAGGGATGAAAGAAGACTTGTCAGTGTAGGAACCTTCACTCACAGATGGACTGTTTGCATTGCCTCGCAGGAATGCTCACATCTTGGCGTGTCCCAAGGTTTTGCAGGAGATGTAGCGCTGCACCTGGGACTGATTGATTGAGTAGATGGACGTCCACATCACACTTCCACCGACTACGATAGTCCAGAAAGTGTGTCGCTTCAGAGGATCTGGGTCAAAGCTGTGATCAAGGTTAACAACACGTGAGAAAATATTGAAGATAATGTTTGGGGACAGTACATGCGACTGATAATGTGAGATGACACTTTTGAGGCACAAAGCAGGCATCACTGATTTTTGATCACAGTTTTCTTGATTATTGTGTGCAGTACAGACTCCGGTGACGTGTCCTTTCTTAGATACCGGAGCAAGTAAGAGTTACAGGACACCAATATAGGATGATTGGTCTGATTCAGGAAACCCCACCCATGTGGTATCATAATcagtttaaaacaacaaatcctATTTGTCAGAAGTCTGCTTGTGTGCTCACTCAAACGCCTCTAGTCTGCCTCCCTTGTCGGCGTCCTCCCAAATCTTCGTCAGGCCTCCCTGCAGTACAGCTCCTCTAGCTATAACAGCCACAAAACCTGCCAGCATGATCACCATCTGCAGCACGTCTGTCCAGATTACAGCTTTCAGACCGCCCTGAAGTAAAATCCATGTTAGAGTCAGCTCATCATTTCCAAGTACTTCTGTCAAGTCTTTCCAATGTAGTGCTGCTGACTTACAGCTAACTGCAATGTTAAAATGAGTCCAATTATCACATACATTATCATGCACAGAATGACTTAGGCCGTCTTATTAAGCATGaactaaaataacaaacacaaacatagtTGGACTGTTGTTCAGACTGAATGTTTCTATTAGTTGTAACTgttaatatatatgtatgtataatagTTATTGACATGCACAGTACCAACCAAAGTGCAGTAGATGATGCACACTGCTCCTGTAGCCACCAGCACTCCCCACAGATCAAGTCCTGTGACTGAGTGATGACacatattcatttatatatcaAAATGGGCTTGGTTATACAGCAAACCTCTCATAACCTCTCTCTATTTGTCCATATTTTATAACAAAACACATGgtcacctcttttttttttaggtttggtctgtttttaagatgatgaaacagtggaaaaatatAAAGCAGTATCCCTTAATAGCTGCTTCGGTAGTTTATTAACAGTTTTCAGGACAACATAAATAGATTAGAGAGAACACTGATACCAGGTTGTGGTTACAGTTTAATAAGTCAGATAATTAGAACGGAGAGGTTACGCAAAGGTGAATTAATAGTAACGCAGGTGCTTCTGGAGGATGGCAGCAACATACAAAGTGCTTTTTATTCAAAACTGTTGCAAGAACATACAGACTTACTTTGATTTAGTGCAAGAGCTGGAGCATAGATGACCAAACCGGTGTACAGGGCCTGAAAAACGATCCCACCATTAGTTGATTAGGTGGAAAAACATCATGCATGTGTTTCATATCAATCATGGCACTGATATCAAGAATCCACTTTGCATGAGGTCTAAAACCATGTTACATTTATGTCGTTATGTTAATTATGCATGCTTGTTCTTCGTTCTTCACGGAGATTCAGATGATGTTTTTGATCATCCAAATACTAAAAGTAATGTGCATTTACCGTCTGTACGATGTACATTGATGTCCCAATTAGCCGAATGGGCCGGCTGAAGCGCAACTCCAGGTACTAGGAATGAAAGGGGATGGTAGTCATTAAGCTGATGAAGGGGTTCACATGCAATGGTTTAGTTTCTACATCCGGTGCGGTGGTTAGCTCTGTTGGGTTTACAAGAAGGTTCCAGTTTTGAATtcaggtttgaacctgggctctgtgtttctgtgtgttctccCCGCGCTTGCGtggcttcctcccacattcCGAACATATGTAGGTTAGGTTAATTGTTGACTCTAAATAGTTGTGAGTGTgtatggttgtctgtctctatgtgttgtccctgtgactgactgggtgtaccccgcctctcccccaaagtcagctgggattggctccagtcctCTGGGACCCTGAAGGATAACCGGCAcagacaatgaatggatggatgtttctcTACTTTTAATTTCAGTGTCTGCCCACCTTTTGGAGGAAAtacttttacagcagcagctttgtaCACCAGACATGTTTTCTATTTAGATTTATACACGTTATGTTATTATTTGCTGCTGCACCTGTCACCATGACATTTCCTTACCTCATAAGCGCTGGTGATCCCCAGTCTGTAGAAAAGAGGGACAAAGATCTCAGCAGTGATGGCAGACATGATGGTGTAGGCGATGCCAAAGGTCCAGAAGGCAGCTCCAAACCGGTAAGCTTCAGCAGGTGTACCGATGACTGTGATGCCAGACATGAAGCTGGCAGTGAGCGACATGGCAACCGGCACGGCTGTCATCTGCCGTCCTCCGAGTAAAAACTCAGCGCTGCTTGTCTCCTTACGGCCTCGGATGGCCTGGAAAAGGCCAATGCCAGCGGCCCCCAAAATTGTCCCAGCAAACACCACATAATCCCACACAGAGAAAGTGGCCACTGGACCACCTGTACCGACCATGGTCAGTTCAGCAGTTCGTTTTGTTTCGCTAAAACTTAAAACTGAAAGAGAGTTTAAGGTTTTAGTCCTCAGTTGTTTTTCGGCTTTTCCAATCCAACTATCAACTCTCACAGTCACTCCGACTGATAGTAGAACAATGAGATACTTCCACTACATTTTCTCCAAGTGGCAGTGGCAAAGATTAGTTCACGTTAGTTAATAATCCATCAAGGACACATCGCACTGAAGTCAGCCATAATGTctgtgactgtaaaaaaaaaaaggttagtGGTGATCCTATGGTATCCCTGACGTTGTTTTATGATGATGGCAAACAAGAGAATTATTGGAAATATGTCTCCATTCTTCATGAAATGAAGTAACACACCCAGGAGGTCTTCCTGGATACTGGACAGCTCCATGTCACTAGATAGTTGTGGGTTAGATGAGGAATTTCAGGAGGCAGGACAGGTTAAATCTTCAAGCTGTTAAAGATTTTACAGGTTGGAATACCCCTGCTGGAGGTGTAACACAGTCACGTGTGATCTCTATTGCTTTCCATAGCACATCTGCTTTCTATGTAGCAGGGACCTTTGTGTCAGTACAACATTCGGTGTCTTTTCATGGTTGATTTCTTTCAATCTGAACACTGTCTTAACCAGTAAGTCCTTGTGAATATGAAATAGCACATACTGTTAATGTTTGTGAGGGTGAGTAAGCGCcagggggagggatgggggaaGATCAACATTGACTGGACTGATTCAGATTTACACCCACTACTGCAGAACAACAACATATATCAGCCAATCAGCCATGTGCATTGTAAAAGATGAGCATTGGTCGTAGATGAGGACTTAAATTCAACAAGAGGCACTGTGGCCTGAATGGACGAGAGGAAAATCAGGCTccccagtgtgtttgtgaggtaGCCCAATTTatgacaaatgtgtgtttgactgcaggTCGACTCAACCAAAAAAGAAGAgtagataaaaacaaacacaacaatggcATTACCACACAACAACCACATGCTTCAGAATTATATCATAACGCGTCAGAGAGACTTTTGACTACCCTCTGCAATCATTAAACAAAAGAATAGATAAGGAAATCCCGGCACTCTGGCAGTCTTGACTGGAAAATTGTATTCCTTCCTTTTTAAGTACAGGTACTGACTTGTTAGTGAAGATTTCTGTAAGCCACAATGGTCGAAGCATCAGATAACACGCACCTTCAGAAAGTGCTCTTAAATACTTTGCATTGCAAGATAGATAAGAGCCAGGTGTTTATATtggaaactgaaataaaactcaGGTTAAACTTTAAGTTGCTCTTTTCAATTGTTGTATCCTCTGAAGTAGAGATGAAGCTTCTGGGCGTTGCATGACATCTAGTGGACGGACAgtgtttcagacagacagagcctTTCAGCTTGGAGGGAATTCTACTTCTTAGCCCGTATTCAGAGGAGTGTCCCCAGGTCATGTTCAGATCAAGGGTTCCCATTCAGGCCAACTGTGAAACCTAAAGTTGGACTGTGGTTTAACTGTCTGACTGTTTATGTTGGCTGGCGTCCTCTGGATAAGGAGTGACACTATGTCGTCATggtcaccaaagtcacatgTGATAGCTGCTCTGTACTTTAGATATTGAAGATGTCGACTGTTGGAGAAATGTGCTGATGGTAACCTAAAGATTTCATACAATGTGATCTGGGGTAAGATGGATGGTCATAGTTGCTTATAGTGGCCTGGTCATTTTGAGGCACATCTAGCAGGCGTAAAAAGGCCTGATCACGGGAGGCAGCCTTCAGAATTGAGGTGACATCCGACAGTGTTCAAGCTGCGCTGCCGTCCTCTCCGTTCTCCTCGGCAGAGCATCAATAAACATTGAGGATATCAAGGTCTCCAGCCAGCTTTCGTTCACATCAGCTAGTGTAGAATCCATTGCATCAATTTCCATGGTTACTGCATGACagaactcattcattcattcagtcattcatatAATGGGCTAAATGCTCAGTAGCTCCTTTTGGTCACAGATGGAAGATAACAGCTAGCTTGGGTGAAGGTGGATTACATGATGTACGTATAAATACTGTTGAGCAGGGATGTTCAGACCTACAGAATCATCAGGCCTGCAGGCGACGGCAACTCCGCAACAGGTgactcacacatgcagaagGGAAACGAATCACATTTAAGATACCAAACTTTTGATTCTCTCTGTCATCTGGTTGTCAGtttgtctctccatcttttccctcTCATGCAGGTCCCGAATCAgttggaaagaaaataaataacgtAAGATGGAGACTGCAGTGTTCAGCTGCTGGCTCCTTTTTCTGCTGTTCAGCCCGGCCGTTCCCATGTGTCTGCCCACTGACTTCACCCTGTACGTGGAGAGGCCGGAGTGTGACTACTGTGTGGCCATCAACACGACCATCTGCATGGGATTTTGCTACTCGAGGGTAAATATGTTCTGTTTGTGAAAGAGTAGATTGTCATTGATTTCTcccagtggaaaaaaaaagacaaaaaaagaaatgattctCAAGTATGATTGACTGGAGTATGTGAATTAACTTTTTATACTATATTTCAATTTTATCATAACCAAAGTGATAAACAGTGTAAATAGAAAagttttgatttagttttagactttgtttaaatatgtaaaatcaTGGACTCATCCTCTGAATTAAAAACTATGTTCATTCAAATCTTAAGATTTACATTGAAATTCGTTTTGGGTCTTtacattaaaaatcattatCTCTAACATGAGGTTTGACTAATCTAACCAGATTTTTTTAGTGAGCTTAAAACTGTAAAAGAGTGACTCGTTTTGAATAACAGCAAACCTTAGTCCTCATGTCAGCGTGCATCTTTTCAGTATCATCCCATGAGTACAACATAAAGCACATTTATTCAAAGGTTGTGttcactcgtgtgtgtgtgtgtggtgagcaGGACAGCAACATGAGGGATATACTCGGCACACGTTTCCTCATCCAGAGAGGATGCACCTATGACAAGGTGGAATACCGCACAGCCCTGCTGCCCGGCTGTCCCATCGACGGCGACCCCGTGTTCACCTACCCTGTGGCGCTCAGCTGCCACTGTGGCTCCTGCAGGACCGACAGCGATGAGTGCGCACACAGGGCCAGCGTGGACGGGGCCAGGTGCACCAAACCAGTCAGGCGTCTCTACCCGTACCCTGACCAGAGCAACTACATGATCCCTTTCTGATTCTGCTGTTGTTACCCTTCTCAGCATGTGtgggttttttaaaaattaccgAGCTCAAATCGCATGATCCATGATTGTTTAGAGAAGAAACAAACATCATCCTTTAGCTTGTGATAGATTCAGTGATAATCTGCACTGTCTGTACTGTAAGCAATATGACCAGCCTGTTCTATTGTCCCTTTGTTGCTCAACGTGTCTGTGATGCAGCTCTGATTTCAgtttacagtgggggggggtCCTACTGGGTATGTTTGTCAGCTTCATTATTTATCCTCCTGtacactcgtgtgtgtgtgtgtgtgtgtgtgtgtgtgtgtgtgtgtgtgtgactgattaTGTTTACACTGAAAGAGAGACTCTGAATGCAACCAAATTAAAGCCGAAGCCTCTAAATAGCTCTCTGACTGAGCTGTGCTTGACTTAATCACATCCTGTGCCGGCCCGTAGCTTTCTGTTTACAACATAACAAACACGAGGCCATGACGCTCCACAATGTCACCTCATGATTCTATATTTGCCTCCGCAGTCATTCTGGAAGGCACATGATTGTTGACACACCTCTTCTTATTAAATGGATTATCACTGGGGATTTTGAACCACAAAGATCAGGCCCAGCGCACACAAAAGATTCACCAAACGCTAAATTTACCGTGTGAGTTTATTAACTCTTGAGCTGCTTTGTCTCATCTCAAATAGAGCTTGTGTGTCTACAGTAGTTTCCCATTCACACGGGGGATTTCAGCAGACAGCTGGAGCTTATTAATAGCTCAGCAGTCCAGTGGGAGAATGTGAAATAAGCCCATCATGTGGATCTTTGTGACATTGCTCCCTCATTGccgtattttatattttgtcgCTTCTGTATGTTTCAGCGTTCATCCGTCGGTGACCATTTCTATATTAAAGTTTCTGTGCTCATGAAAAAGTCTCAGACAGTTATTGTCTGTAACTTATTTGCTGTTCCTGCAGCTCTGATCTGCAGTACTCCCCATATGAAGTTATGCCTCTGTGCCACTGATGCCTAACACGATTAACAAAACTAAGGCACCTTGAAGCGACCTTGAGGGGACGGCTGTTTGGGGCAGAAGTGGAACAAACTAGATGACGTAACGGGGGGGGGGACGTATGGACAGAAAACCGGTTTGTAAAATGGTGAAtcactgtaaacacaaggaGGCTTGTACAACTTCTGACAACCCGACACCCTGTTTAACCTTGGCAACAGTCAGCTGACAAAAAACTTTGACTATTATATCCCCCTTATTGTCCattgtttgtgtctttcttcTGTACTACCTCTTTTCCTACGtgttaaatgattaaaactgtCTTACTCTTATACTTGTTCATACATTCAGTATGTAGTACAGTCATATTTTGCATAATTGTTACacaatagattttatttttcacgtTATGAATGTCCTGAGTAGAAATCATTACATGGTGGCTTTAGTCATAAATCCACAAAATGCAGGGTTGATAATACTGTATACTTTACACTAAAAGCTGACCTAAAATGACTCGAAAACCATCTGACCAATATGGCACAATAGTTTGAATTGCCCAGCTGAAATTCCCTGTGTGGTGGTGTTTTGAAAACCCTAATACCCTAATGGATAAAGCAGTGGATGAAATGGAATTTGCTTCCATCAGCACTCCATGAGAAGCAGCTATGTGGACCACATGCCGACCACTCATGTCATTCAGACAAACCGTacacttttgtttgtgttgtgtttactgaACTAGAAAATATGTGAGAAATGTTTTAGCCATGCTGGCGGCTCCAGGGATGGCAGCGTCGACGTGTCGGCTGGTGGTCCATCTGCCCCAAATAGCTCAGCAGCTATTGGACAGATTTACATTTAATGTGGCGCAAAGATTCATGGTCCCCGGAGGATGAATCTGACAGCCTTTGGTGTTTCAGTTTGCCGTTATTGCTAGATTACACATGCACaggggaagatggagagagaccgttaaagacaaaagtgaaaTGTTTGCCACTTTCACATTAACACATACAGTAGTTCTGATTTTAGCattgttttaataataaaaccCAAAGAGCATACACACCcatactgtaaatgttgtttAGTATCAGTGACTTTTCTAATGCACAGAATATAGTTTTATATCatacagacaaaacagactGTCTGTCCTCACTAGTCCTTTTGGTG
This region of Pempheris klunzingeri isolate RE-2024b chromosome 2, fPemKlu1.hap1, whole genome shotgun sequence genomic DNA includes:
- the slc5a8l gene encoding sodium-coupled monocarboxylate transporter 1; protein product: MVGTGGPVATFSVWDYVVFAGTILGAAGIGLFQAIRGRKETSSAEFLLGGRQMTAVPVAMSLTASFMSGITVIGTPAEAYRFGAAFWTFGIAYTIMSAITAEIFVPLFYRLGITSAYEYLELRFSRPIRLIGTSMYIVQTALYTGLVIYAPALALNQITGLDLWGVLVATGAVCIIYCTLGGLKAVIWTDVLQMVIMLAGFVAVIARGAVLQGGLTKIWEDADKGGRLEAFDFDPDPLKRHTFWTIVVGGSVMWTSIYSINQSQVQRYISCKTLGHAKMSLYVNMVGLWVTVSLAVFSGLTMFSIYKDCDPLTNGDVSTLDQLLPYLVMDILAVFPGIPGLFVAAAYSGTLSTVSSSINALVAVTMEDFITPVFKNLTEKQVSWMNMGLSVLFGALCIGMAGVASLMGSILQAALSIFGMISGPLLGLYLLGMLFRTSNSTGGLVGMILGLVLTLWVGIGGQIYPPTAEKTNPLPLSTVGCNSTMGQNYTTAAPWTSPVTLTPQSDVRPALADSWYSLSYVYFSLLGTLTTMATGLLVSMITGGCKQEKLNPNLFVRRSDLICFNWCSKSEASDITEKVAKDFHMGADNSAFTDVDVMSKNVENNTRL
- the tshba gene encoding thyroid stimulating hormone subunit beta a, with translation METAVFSCWLLFLLFSPAVPMCLPTDFTLYVERPECDYCVAINTTICMGFCYSRDSNMRDILGTRFLIQRGCTYDKVEYRTALLPGCPIDGDPVFTYPVALSCHCGSCRTDSDECAHRASVDGARCTKPVRRLYPYPDQSNYMIPF